From Leifsonia sp. fls2-241-R2A-40a, one genomic window encodes:
- the pth gene encoding aminoacyl-tRNA hydrolase: protein MEPTRQASSTGPSDGPWLVVGLGNPGPGYASTRHNVGQMVLDELASRGGLTFKSHKTNATVAEGRLAPGGPRLVLAKPNTFMNVSGGPVSQLMRFYSLDPSHLIVVHDELDIPFDTIRLKSGGGHGGHNGVRDVIAAIGTGDFTRVRVGVGRPPGTSGAADHVLKAFSAAERKNLPILVSDAADAVEEIAAGGLTSAQNRFHAR, encoded by the coding sequence ATGGAACCCACCCGTCAGGCGTCGTCCACGGGACCGTCCGACGGGCCGTGGCTCGTGGTCGGGCTCGGCAATCCCGGGCCCGGCTACGCCTCCACACGCCACAACGTGGGCCAGATGGTGCTCGACGAACTCGCTTCGCGCGGGGGTCTCACCTTCAAGAGCCACAAGACGAACGCGACGGTCGCCGAGGGTCGGCTGGCCCCCGGCGGCCCGCGTCTCGTCCTCGCCAAGCCGAACACGTTCATGAACGTGTCCGGCGGGCCCGTGTCGCAGCTGATGCGCTTCTACTCGCTCGACCCGTCGCACTTGATCGTGGTGCACGACGAGCTCGACATCCCGTTCGACACCATCCGCCTCAAGAGCGGTGGCGGCCACGGCGGGCACAACGGCGTCCGCGACGTGATCGCGGCGATCGGCACCGGCGACTTCACCCGCGTGCGGGTCGGCGTCGGCCGGCCGCCTGGCACCTCCGGGGCGGCGGATCACGTGCTGAAGGCGTTCTCCGCCGCCGAGCGCAAGAACCTGCCCATCCTGGTCTCGGATGCGGCGGACGCGGTCGAGGAGATCGCCGCGGGCGGCCTCACCTCCGCGCAGAACCGCTTCC